The Penaeus chinensis breed Huanghai No. 1 chromosome 39, ASM1920278v2, whole genome shotgun sequence genome has a segment encoding these proteins:
- the LOC125046422 gene encoding cuticle protein 16.5-like: STVNFFTLWQVLFGVIAAALAAPVPDEKVVAVHHAVAPAALSYAGPGLTHAVSYGAPALTHAVSYGAPALTHAVSYGAPALTHAVAPAAVSYAAPALTHAVAPAAVSYAAPALTHSVAYAAPTPVALPPAEVKVPVTRTHVEVPVHQKVHYGTQSYVAGATTTIHKPSLAAPAIAPPSTLLAKVTHNAPELTIQRQEVPVEKHTPNFVDTPYHAGTIVKYTEPEVREVKVPTPYAQPVAVPHPVAVPHPVAVPQAVPFPPHSPLRGRPQRRASRPCRANRRGQG; this comes from the coding sequence TCAACTGTTAACTTTTTCACTCTTTGGCAGGTTCTGTTTGGCGTGATTGCCGCGGCCCTCGCTGCCCCTGTTCCCGACGAGAAGGTGGTTGCTGTGCACCATGCTGTAGCTCCTGCAGCGCTGTCCTACGCTGGCCCCGGTCTGACCCACGCTGTGTCCTATGGTGCCCCTGCTCTGACCCACGCTGTGTCCTATGGTGCCCCTGCTCTGACCCACGCTGTGTCCTATGGTGCCCCTGCTCTCACCCACGCTGTGGCTCCCGCTGCAGTGTCCTACGCTGCCCCTGCTCTCACCCACGCTGTGGCTCCCGCTGCAGTGTCCTACGCTGCCCCTGCTCTCACCCACTCTGTCGCGTACGCTGCCCCCACCCCAGTGGCACTGCCCCCGGCCGAGGTCAAGGTCCCCGTCACCCGCACCCACGTCGAGGTCCCCGTCCACCAGAAGGTCCACTATGGCACTCAGAGCTACGTCGCTGGCGCCACAACCACCATCCACAAGCCATCCCTGGCTGCGCCAGCCATTGCCCCGCCCTCCACACTCCTGGCTAAGGTCACCCACAATGCCCCTGAGCTCACCATCCAGCGCCAGGAAGTGCCCGTCGAGAAGCACACTCCCAACTTCGTTGACACTCCCTACCACGCCGGCACCATCGTCAAGTACACCGAGCCCGAAGTGCGCGAAGTCAAGGTGCCCACCCCATATGCCCAGCCCGTAGCCGTGCCTCATCCCGTGGCCGTTCCCCATCCCGTGGCCGTGCCCCAAGCCGTGCCCTTTCCGCCACACAGTCCACTCCGTGGCCGTCCACAACGCCGTGCCAGCCGTCCATGCCGTGCCAACCGCCGTGGTCAAGGCTGA
- the LOC125046713 gene encoding cuticle protein 16.5-like yields MKFLVLFGVIAAALAAPVPDEKVVAVHHAVAPAALSYAGPGLTHAVSYGAPALTHAVSYGAPALTHAVSYGAPALTHAVAPAAVSYAAPALTHAVAPAAVSYAAPALTHSVAYAARTPVALPPAEVKVPVTRTHVEVPVHQKVHYGTQSYVAGATTTIHKPSLAAPAIAPPSTLLAKVTHNAPELTIQRQEVPVEKHTPNFVDTPYHAGTIVKYTEPEVREVKVPTPYAQPVAVPHPVAVPHPVAVPQAVPFRHTVHSVAVHNAVPAVHAVPTAVVKAHY; encoded by the exons ATGAAATTCCTG GTTCTGTTTGGCGTGATTGCCGCGGCCCTCGCTGCCCCTGTTCCCGACGAGAAGGTGGTTGCTGTGCACCATGCTGTAGCTCCTGCAGCGCTGTCCTACGCTGGCCCCGGTCTGACCCACGCTGTGTCCTATGGTGCCCCTGCTCTGACCCACGCTGTGTCCTATGGTGCCCCTGCTCTGACCCACGCTGTGTCCTATGGTGCCCCTGCTCTGACCCACGCTGTGGCTCCCGCTGCAGTGTCCTACGCTGCCCCTGCTCTGACCCACGCTGTGGCTCCCGCTGCAGTGTCCTACGCTGCCCCTGCTCTCACCCACTCTGTCGCCTACGCTGCCCGCACCCCAGTGGCACTGCCCCCGGCCGAGGTCAAGGTCCCCGTCACCCGCACCCACGTCGAGGTCCCCGTCCACCAGAAGGTCCACTATGGCACTCAGAGCTACGTCGCTGGCGCCACAACCACCATCCACAAGCCATCCCTGGCTGCGCCAGCCATTGCCCCGCCCTCCACACTCCTGGCTAAGGTCACCCACAATGCCCCTGAGCTCACCATCCAGCGCCAGGAAGTGCCCGTCGAGAAGCACACTCCCAACTTCGTTGACACTCCCTACCACGCTGGCACCATCGTCAAGTACACCGAGCCCGAAGTGCGCGAAGTCAAGGTGCCCACCCCATATGCCCAGCCCGTAGCCGTGCCTCATCCCGTGGCCGTTCCCCATCCCGTGGCCGTGCCCCAAGCCGTGCCCTTCCGCCACACAGTCCACTCCGTGGCCGTCCACAACGCCGTGCCAGCCGTCCATGCCGTGCCAACCGCCGTGGTCAAGGCTCACTATTAA